The sequence ttataaaaattagtgTCTCTCACTTAACAAGAAAAATCAGCCCCCTGAGACCAATGAAGCATGTTtgttatgtatataaattaagAGGTCTGACCATTCTGAAAAATGTAATAGAATATAAACCTCAATAAGGAAGCTCTCAACAGGGAATCCTAAGGAAAAGTTTTAATGTCatgcttgattttaaaaatctttattattatCACTGCCTGAAGAAATCAATGCTTTATACAAAACTACTGGACGGGGACTTTGATTCCATGATATAACCTaaagtaaaaatactttttgtttaAGTTGATTTGCTACCGATAACCAAAAGAACCATGAATAAAAACAGCATTTACATTTTGCTCCACAAAACAGTCTGGGAGCTTCTTTGGATTTCACCTGTATCAGATGTAAATACTGTGTTCTCTTCCAATTTTTATATACCTTATACAAGTGACACAGAGAACTACAGCACGACATCCAGCTGATGATAAAATATTATACTTTCAAACTTAAGTTtgctaaactattttttttattaatttttattggagaatagttgctttacaatgttgtgttagtttctgctgtacagcaaagtgaatcagttatacatatatacatatatcccctcttttttcgatttccttcccatttaggtcaccacagagcattgagtagggttccctgtgctatacagtaggttcttattagttatctattttacacatagtagagTATATATATCAATCTCCAAAAGTTTGCTATTACTCTAATATACCTAATACTCTATTAAAATTGTTAGGAAAGGCTTTCATTATAAACTATTCTGCTTTACTATCTTATTTCCTTTACAAAGAATTCTCAGGTATGTATTTACAACATCTATGGAAAGCTACTAAAGTTTCATGAGGGAAATCCCTAGCAGTCcaggtggcccgggttcaatccctggtccgggaactaagatcctgcaagctgcagggcgcagccaaaaaaaaaaagtttcgtGAGAAAAGCTACGAGTCACTTCATGGAGGGGCTGAATGTTCCAATACTATATGAACTATTTCCTGGAAAACCTTTTCTGGGTAGTTTACCTTTCCTGGTCCCAGACCTGGTCCTGGCATAtggggtggtggagggagaaaAGAGTTCCATGGAGCAGCTTTTGACTTGATGTTATTTGGTTTATTTACAGGAGACCTGGAGGAGTTCTCGCTTTCATCTGTTGAAATttgactttcattttcattcttttaagagaaagaaatacatgtaCTTTTGTTATAAAGgcatcattaagaaaaatataatgctTCAGGGGATCAAACTGACAACCAGTTATACTGCTTAATTTGTCATCTAGTTTCTGCTTCcaagaattccatttttttatcCTTACCTCCTGAGCATTCTGTTCTATATTATTAGCTACTTCAGAGGTTGTGGAAAGTAGATCAGACAGATTTTGCTCCTCTCTATTTCCATATCCAGTGTAAATGACAACACAGGTTTCTCTCTTAAAGTCAATCGAAGCAATGGTCGCTGGGTAAACACAGCCATCTTCTGACCAGATGGCAGCACATTTGTCACCAACTTTCCACTATAAGAGAAACCAAAGATAGACACATGCACATTTCTTTAAAAGAGGGTAAACTATAATCTTGTTTGGGTGGagcggggttgggggtggaggggacagtCTCTGGTTAACTGTTCTGGGAGGCAGAATGTTATAGTGAAAAAACTTGGGGCCAAAACCACAGAAATCTGAATtctaatataaatataacatgACATAGTCCTGCCATTTATATAATCATGGACCAGTTTCTTAATCTCCTTGagtcttattttcctcatctgttaagtgggTGTAGTATAATCTGCCTCACATATTTGTTGTGAAGAACAGAAAAGAGGGGAAGCATGTAAAGTGTCCAGTACGCTAGCCCAACACACAGCACGTGCTTATCAAACATCAGCTCTCTTCCCCCTTGGTGATGATGAAACTAAAGCAACTAATGAGACACCAAAATAATTAGCTTCTATGTGGACTGTTTTAAATAGCAGAAATGACTCTACCCAGAGTATCTGGTCCCCAGGTATTAACAGTTTTAggatttttgaaggaaaaaaaaaggatacctCTCTCAGATTTAGAAAAGTCAAACACTGTCAATTCAGTTTAAGCCTTCAGGTACTTCTTCCAAGTTGCACTGCCTTCCTCCCCTCTACCTCCAACATAAACACTGTCCTGAATTTAGTATTTATCATTTCCTCctaattctttatattaacatGCATGTtcctaaacaacagaaagtttAATAGGTGCTTTAGAAATTTTATGTCAATAGAAAACACTGTCCTAATAATTTAAAGGTACTTTATACTATTTAATAAGGACAGTAACAAGAAATTCTTTGAAGTTAAATCTCAAGGTTTTAAAATAACCTGCTTCAAGGGAGTTGTGGTATTCtttctttggcttttattcttcttAGCAGGTTTTCTTTTAGGTGCGCCTTTTGGTTTTTCTGAAACTTCGGGAATGTCACCGTTCTTTAGAGCGTGCTATGAAAACATGAATAGAAACGTACATGTTACAGGGTGATATATTAAGAAAGTCACAATATAACTCAGTCACTATAAACTGGTCTCCAGGCCCCACCGTCTCAGATAgcttctatttcttctcttcacCATCCCACATTCTAAGAAACTGCTCTTGAAGgtatcatatatctgataatcaGCTCTAAGGACCCTTATAAGCAAGTCTCCTCACTCTCAACCTTTCCATAACATTAGACTCtgtcaatcatttttctttttgatagtcACAACATTTTTGATGACATAGCAATGTTGGGCcctaattcttttattatttctctgaTCAAGTCTAAAACTTGGGCATTCCCAACAAGAACTGGCCATCCTTCTTTACCAGCTTATGATCACCTATTCCTATTACTTCAATTATACTTTCTATGCAAACAAACTTCCAAAGCTATTATCCAGCTCTGACTTTTCTCCTTAGTTCAACATTTCCAATTACCAATTTCATATCTTCACATTTACCTCAAATGCAACACAATTAAAAGTAAACTATCTCTTGCCCAAATCAGTTCTTTTTCTCTGCTCAGTCTACCTCCCCGCGCAATATCACCAACCCCGTCCCACATTGAGCCCCATCTGCGTTTTATAGAACTCTCTTGGTAACTCTGCATTAGTGTTATTTCTAGTCTAAATGTATGTTGGAAAGCATGTTATTGACAAATTCAGAGTTCAGCTTCAAGGATGACATACAGATCTGACCTTTACCTCATGCTACAGGAGGGACTAGGGATGGAAGTGGACTCCATGCTTGGTGCTCTGTATGAGTGTATGCTCTGTGCCTGGACTACTAATGGCCCACGTATGATGCTCAATAAGACTAAGCACCTTAGACAGTGGGGAAAATGATGATATTGGACAACTGTGTAAATGTCTTGTTTGAGCCACAAAAAAATAGACTTCGCCCTgcaaaagaaatgtatattcCCTGACATTCATCACCATCAGGAACACTTGACTTGATACCTCATAGGATCTGGGGAGGATTACATTaatttaatgtatgtaaagcacatggaacagtgcctagaacactgTAAACACTCTGTAAGTATTCATTACTGCACTAGGCTATTTATCCtcaatattatttcaataaaggCTTGTTAAATGTTTCAAAAGTATAATTCAGATTGTCCTTCCACTAATCTGAATTAGAAGACTTTGATAGTTTGATACAGtctaaacacattaaaaattataaatgtttaaaactctGCTTAAATTGCCTCTGTTAAAGGGATGACATATAGACTGGTTACTAACTTCTAAAGGAAGATAACTAATTTATCTAacctgttatctttttttttttttttcctgcggtacgcgggcctctcactgttgtggcctctcccgttgcggagcacaggctccggatgtgcaggcccagcggccatggctcatgggcccagctgctccgcggtatgtgggatcctcccggaccggggcacgaacccgtgtcccctgaatcggcaggcggactctcaaccactgcgccaccagggaagccctaacctgttatcttttaatcttcaaaattagACTGAATAATATGTACTTCAACACTTTACTGTAAGTATTCTATCATCTTTTTCCCTGAATGAGTATTACACATgaggaaataaggaaaagaataaataagcatTTCATACCTTAAATGAAGCCACAGCTTTATCATAAGCTTTTATCAATGCTGTATCATCCCAAATGTCAGAATCATCACTCTGGGAAGggtaaagaataaaaacaattcatGTTTGgttggatttcatcaaaaatGTGTTAGTAACAAGTAATAAGAGCTATCTTAATTCAGACATaatgaaattacattaaaaatgggTATTTTAAATCCTAAATAAACCACAAGAAGCCTACCTGCTTAGAGATTATGGGACATTACCCCCAAAACTAGACATATGTAAATGCTCTAAGAGTGCCATGAAGTAAACACTCCACAGTTTAATCCCCATCCACCAACCATAAGTGGACCTGCTCAAGGGTAATCCATGTTTCAGTCTTTTCTAAGAGCAGATAAAGGGTTTAGTTTGGCAGAGCGGGAAAACAACCAGCCACCAGGGATTTAAGACATACTGTCAcacaaaagaataatataaaatgaatatgataaaatattaaaacatgaagTACAAACAAAAAGTACAAATTCAGAAGTGGGAAGGAGAGGCTGAGAAACACTCTTGCCATAAACCCTCTCCCGGTGTGGAGACCCACAGTCAGGAGTGAACTCACAACCTGGAGCTTTTCCCTGAGGAGCAACGGGTCTGAACTCCAAATTGGGCACCCTAGGTTTTAAGAGCAGCACCTGAGAGATGAGTCCCCAAAACATCTAACTTTAAAAACCAAGGGGATTCACGTCCGCGAAACCCACGAGGGAACAGGAACTGAAAGGGTTCCCATGCTTGGAACCACTCCTCCCCTCCAACAACCCAGCGCAGAAGCAGCTGATTGAGAGGCACCCAGACTTTCTGTCAAAGAGGCTCACTTATCGTAAAGCGCTGACCTGCAGAGTAGGCATTTAATTTAACATACATCTAGGGACCTGCTGGGACACTAAGGACGGAGGCTAGCAGCACCATCTTTATGCCATCTGCCTCACTCCAGCCAGCAAGGGCCATCTTTGCCCTCTGCTGCTCTCCACAGCAGCAGTAACTCCCAGAGGGGAGCTTTTATGCACATCTGATGTCCCAGTTTTTATGTCTGGTGTCCTGGTTTTTACAGCTGCAGCCCAGGGTGGGGCTTACTGTGTTCTTGGGTCCCCTGGGACTGTTAACAATCAAAGACACAGTCCCAGTTTTTATGTCTGGTGGCTTGGTTTTTACAGCTGCAGCCCAGGGTGGGGCTTACTGTGTTCTTGGGTCCCATGGGGCTGTAACAACCAAAAAGACAGTCCTTGGCAGGCTACCACCCCCAGGAAACTGCACAGACAGCAGACTGAAACACACACCATTCT comes from Tursiops truncatus isolate mTurTru1 chromosome 3, mTurTru1.mat.Y, whole genome shotgun sequence and encodes:
- the LOC101330346 gene encoding survival motor neuron protein; the encoded protein is MAMGGGGGGSSSGVPEPEDTVLFRRGTGQSDDSDIWDDTALIKAYDKAVASFKHALKNGDIPEVSEKPKGAPKRKPAKKNKSQRKNTTTPLKQWKVGDKCAAIWSEDGCVYPATIASIDFKRETCVVIYTGYGNREEQNLSDLLSTTSEVANNIEQNAQENENESQISTDESENSSRSPVNKPNNIKSKAAPWNSFLPPPPHMPGPGLGPGKPGLKFSGLPPPPPFPSSWLPPFPSGPPIIPPPPPMCPDSLDDADALGSMLISWYMSGYHTGYYMGFKQSHKERRHSHFN